GACAGTACTGAATCTATATTTTACAAGCGACGCAACCGCGTCTCTTAAAACTCTACAAGGAACAGTCTTGGAGATTGCTATAGAGAGCGTCAGTGAATCAGTTGAGAACACTCCAGGGCATAATCGCAGACCAACTCGTGGTAGCGAAGACACAGCTTCAGATGACAGACAAGGATCATCTGTTTCAGCTGATGACCTCCTCGTAAACATCTTTTATCTTCCTTACTCTTTCCAACAGAGGTATATAAACAAACTTCAAGTCCTAAATTGTGTTTTGTTTTTGTGATCAGGCTCTAACGAAACAGTATTCAAGCGAATTGCTACAGACAGAAATGGAGAGAACAAGTGTGAACACAGCATGCTTTGCAGAGTCGGTTCCAGTTGAGCCAACTCCTCCTCTATTACCTAAAGCTTCGCACAGAGGACCGATGGATTCTCCAAGCAGAAACTACAGAGGCTCACAATCCTCAAGTTCTCCAATTCATGCCCGACCCAGACGAAGATAAAAAGAAACTGTACAGAGGAACACAACATGTTTTGTTTTGTCTGTTTGTTGCGCTTCTTTAGAACTAAAATTTGTTTGTAATTTCAGATGAATTGGGTTGTGATTAAAGAATGTCACACGAATGCAAAAAGTAGCCAAGGTAGAAATATCCGAGAGCAATTGGGATTTAAGCAAAAGAGCTCCTTCAAGCTGTTTTTAGTTTCAGACAACTAGTGACTAAATACAATACCAATAGTCACACAAAGCCCTCACGAGAGGACACAAGATATGTTTGTTTGAAGACTTGGGCTTCAAATTCAAGTTTTTAACTTAGGGTGCCCTGAGTGGTGGAGACACCAATATAACTCCATCTCCTCTCACAAATAGAAACTGAATGTTGCGCTTTGTCGTCTGCAAATCAAAGAATGGTAACAGACCAATCAATATACACATGAGAATCAGATAAGAAGCTAGCACAACTATAGGAGAGTCTCTCTAATCAACTAATGTGCTTACAGACTCTATTTTTTGTTAAGAGTCTCTCAATTAGTGCAGTTGAGTAAATGTAATACACAGACTCATTGACCTGAAACTTGTGTGTACTAGTAACAGCTTTTTTTTTGATCAACTTACTAGTAACAGCTAAAAGACACTCCTATACTTGTTCTAAATCTTTACAATACCAAAACTTTGAGATATTTAGCCACCACAATCCCACAATTATCATACAATTAAACATAGATCCTACAGTTAAAAGAAGTAAGTACCCGGACAATCTCTTCATATGTCTCATCATCAATCTCAACTGTTGTGATAACTTCTTCAACATCGCCCAGAATCATATTCAAATGCTGA
This genomic interval from Brassica oleracea var. oleracea cultivar TO1000 chromosome C2, BOL, whole genome shotgun sequence contains the following:
- the LOC106327217 gene encoding sm-like protein LSM3B, yielding MSGEEDATVREPLDLIRLSLDERIYVKLRSDRELRGKLHAFDQHLNMILGDVEEVITTVEIDDETYEEIVRTTKRNIQFLFVRGDGVILVSPPLRAP